The Syntrophales bacterium genome contains a region encoding:
- a CDS encoding transporter substrate-binding domain-containing protein, with the protein MMINKNNCLPLRGQFPLLVLAVIAVFWLVNENALASTKDVRPQVAREFVVASSDNFPPVNMLDKDGNLTGFGRDLSTAVIRAIGGQTNYIHSPVWSEVLDYLNLGKADFIHDTGYSKERDIVLDFSDPILEMKEVIIVRAGQYNITGIESLKGKTVACVNQHITHLYLMQFPAIRCRIVRTPAEGLYSLIAGDVDAFAYPEPIVTYLSQELRFGDKIKVTGEPLRTLKWSMAVRVGDKVLLSLLNEGIRKVRQSGEYERIYAKWFGKKILSGYSQKEIRIFGLIAISVSLAFGISIGLFILYWRLRNRRNELLKIITERKQAEDALRRMNTLLDSVVENIPNMIFLKDAGNLRFVRFNRAGEDLLGHSREDLLGKSDYDFFPKEQADFFTEKDRDVLRGKELVDIPEEPLQTRNKGKRTMHTKKVPILNAKGEPEYLLGISEDITERKQAERRLQDTLESLRKAVGTTIQVISSTVEARDPYTSGHQIRSADLARAIAMEMGLPQDKINGIRMAGSIHDIGKISIPAEILSKPTKLSDLEFSLIKEHARRGYEMLKDLESPWPLAEIVYQHHERMDGSGYPRNLIGDDILIEARILSVADVVEAMASHRPYRAGLGIEAALNEIEKNSDIIYDKTVAEACLRLFREKGFKLEGA; encoded by the coding sequence ATGATGATAAATAAGAATAACTGCCTGCCACTCAGGGGACAGTTTCCACTGCTAGTGCTTGCCGTTATAGCAGTTTTCTGGCTTGTAAATGAAAATGCACTTGCATCAACTAAGGATGTGAGGCCACAAGTAGCCCGGGAATTTGTTGTTGCTTCATCAGATAATTTTCCTCCGGTAAATATGCTCGACAAAGATGGCAATTTAACAGGTTTCGGACGTGATCTTTCAACCGCTGTCATAAGAGCCATTGGCGGCCAAACTAATTACATTCATTCCCCGGTATGGTCTGAAGTTCTTGATTATCTTAATTTAGGCAAGGCTGATTTCATCCACGACACCGGCTATTCTAAAGAAAGGGATATTGTTCTTGATTTCAGTGATCCGATCCTTGAAATGAAGGAAGTCATCATTGTCAGGGCTGGGCAGTATAATATTACCGGCATCGAGTCATTGAAAGGAAAAACGGTCGCCTGTGTTAATCAACACATAACCCACCTTTATCTGATGCAATTTCCTGCGATAAGATGCCGTATTGTAAGGACTCCTGCTGAGGGACTTTATTCCCTTATCGCCGGCGATGTTGATGCGTTTGCTTATCCCGAACCGATAGTTACCTATCTGTCCCAGGAACTCAGGTTTGGTGACAAAATTAAAGTGACGGGAGAGCCGCTAAGGACCCTAAAATGGTCGATGGCGGTAAGAGTAGGAGATAAAGTATTACTCAGCCTTTTGAATGAAGGAATTAGAAAGGTACGCCAAAGCGGTGAATACGAACGTATATATGCCAAGTGGTTTGGGAAAAAAATATTATCAGGGTATTCGCAGAAAGAAATCAGGATCTTCGGTTTAATTGCGATATCAGTATCACTTGCCTTTGGTATTTCAATAGGTCTTTTTATTTTATACTGGAGACTCCGAAACCGCAGGAATGAACTCTTAAAAATCATCACCGAGCGCAAGCAGGCGGAGGATGCGCTGCGCCGGATGAATACGTTACTCGACTCGGTTGTCGAGAATATCCCGAACATGATCTTCCTCAAGGATGCCGGGAACCTCAGGTTCGTCCGGTTCAACCGGGCTGGAGAGGATCTGCTGGGTCATTCTAGGGAGGACCTGCTGGGGAAAAGCGATTACGATTTCTTCCCGAAGGAGCAGGCGGACTTCTTTACCGAGAAGGACCGAGATGTTCTGCGCGGGAAGGAGCTTGTGGATATACCGGAGGAACCTCTACAGACCCGCAACAAGGGAAAGCGCACCATGCACACCAAGAAGGTGCCGATCCTGAACGCAAAGGGAGAACCCGAATACCTGCTGGGCATCTCCGAGGATATCACCGAGCGCAAGCAAGCGGAGAGGAGGCTCCAAGATACCCTCGAAAGTCTCAGAAAGGCAGTTGGCACAACGATCCAGGTCATCTCTTCCACTGTGGAGGCAAGGGATCCCTATACATCCGGACACCAGATCCGATCTGCGGACCTTGCCCGTGCCATCGCTATGGAGATGGGTTTGCCCCAGGATAAAATCAATGGCATCCGCATGGCCGGTTCCATTCATGACATTGGGAAAATATCCATCCCTGCCGAGATATTATCCAAGCCGACAAAACTGTCTGACTTAGAATTTTCCCTGATTAAGGAGCATGCCCGCAGAGGATACGAAATGCTCAAAGACTTGGAATCACCCTGGCCCCTTGCTGAGATTGTCTACCAGCACCATGAACGGATGGATGGCTCAGGTTATCCAAGAAATCTGATAGGGGATGACATTCTGATCGAGGCCCGTATCCTCAGCGTTGCCGACGTTGTTGAAGCCATGGCCTCACACAGGCCCTATCGTGCTGGTTTGGGCATTGAAGCAGCTCTGAATGAAATCGAGAAGAACAGTGACATCATTTACGACAAGACTGTTGCCGAAGCCTGCCTAAGATTATTTCGGGAGAAAGGTTTTAAACTTGAAGGGGCTTGA